The Sulfurospirillum halorespirans DSM 13726 genome has a window encoding:
- a CDS encoding EF-hand domain-containing protein, with the protein MMTVSSNSLYETSLYGSYGSSTSSSTSSSTSDFVDALLTSMDSDSSGAIDSAEFSSAALELSNSDESTISSAFSSLDSDGDGTISEDELSSLFTTEESETIASGMPPPPPSTSSSSEEDTGYTAEELTAMAEETASTDTNLSSLLSAISENFDVADTDGDGKVTSAEAMAYQQSSLETTDATEMSTVSAAGGTPPPSATSSSSEDEDDTGYTVDELTAMASETSSTDSALSALYEALAENFDAADTNKDGTVSATEARTYQDSAQAESSGTTDTTEESTTSSEDLMQTLLAQIIANYASQNTLTGTSVSFSA; encoded by the coding sequence ATGATGACGGTCAGTTCAAATTCTCTCTACGAAACGTCTTTGTACGGTTCGTATGGCAGCAGTACTAGCAGTAGTACCAGTTCGAGTACTTCAGATTTCGTAGATGCGTTGCTTACATCTATGGATTCTGATTCGAGTGGTGCTATTGACAGTGCTGAGTTTAGCAGTGCAGCTCTAGAATTGTCAAACAGTGACGAAAGTACTATTAGTAGTGCTTTTTCATCGTTAGACAGTGATGGAGATGGAACGATCAGTGAGGATGAACTAAGTTCATTGTTTACAACTGAAGAATCTGAGACGATAGCGTCAGGTATGCCCCCACCTCCGCCATCTACATCATCATCAAGTGAAGAAGATACGGGTTATACCGCTGAAGAACTTACCGCTATGGCGGAAGAGACTGCTTCAACCGATACGAACCTTTCGTCTTTACTTTCAGCTATTTCGGAGAATTTCGATGTAGCAGATACCGATGGTGATGGTAAGGTAACTTCAGCTGAAGCAATGGCTTATCAGCAATCATCATTAGAGACAACCGATGCAACAGAGATGAGTACAGTATCGGCCGCTGGAGGCACGCCCCCGCCATCAGCTACATCATCTTCTTCTGAGGATGAGGACGATACGGGTTACACTGTGGATGAGCTTACCGCTATGGCGAGTGAGACTTCATCAACGGATAGTGCCCTTTCTGCGCTCTATGAAGCATTGGCTGAGAATTTTGATGCCGCTGATACCAACAAAGATGGTACAGTAAGCGCCACTGAAGCTCGAACCTACCAAGACTCTGCGCAAGCAGAAAGTTCTGGTACAACGGATACAACAGAAGAGAGTACAACCAGTAGTGAAGACTTGATGCAAACGCTTTTAGCGCAAATCATCGCAAACTACGCTTCTCAAAATACTCTTACTGGAACCTCTGTCAGCTTTAGTGCCTAA
- a CDS encoding TonB-dependent siderophore receptor encodes MTGITYSKIALGLALYSGLYAQSFSVEKQSLEEAIKKIAIESHMPYIADGKLLQGKMAPKIDAIEGVKNALDKLLQGTELEAVIENDTIIIREKNSNVALDAITIHAAEQSSITEGTGSYTTPQTSTATKLTLSLRETPQTVQVVTRQTMDDFGLNDMKSVLALTPSVTTTTADSDRNNYISRGYTMKVQYDGMPSGSGIDGGVVTAPDGAIIDHTEVLIGASGLLNGAGEPGGVVNIVRKRPTAEPYASVEASVGSWDTHRVVADASGALNESKSIRARVVAVGEEYDSFRDYLGGKKQAFYGIIEADVSESTMLSAMVYYQNIYDTTADRNGLPTANDGSDLHWSSSTLLAPSWNKWDKESLTTVVKLDQELPKDWKLKVSASRMKADADWLFGNYYGFDSDTGDATFYRWGQESEEVSRDVDLFLSGPVAFLGREHEFIFGGNWSKRTLDDINYGDNTYITTNLYTFDPTTSVPYPNLVLSGNGSVVTKQEGIYSAARLSLSDSLKLIIGSRASWYDYSYTDSDGYDERMKEDGELTPYAGLVYTLNDWASAYISYADIFNPQSVKNASGSLLDPEVGKSYEAGVKGEFLGGKLNTSLALFKIIKENEAILDESVPYDATNICKGYCYNASGTTETKGFDISFAGELAENWNVLGGYTQYQKESFDATIKVFKIASTYFMPTLQTTLGASIDAATKSVGTWGQTVDDRTLVGLFAKYQVNKNLYIKLNVENLFDETYYANAMNSGYGNLYYGDPRSFTLSMKYTF; translated from the coding sequence ATGACGGGCATCACGTATTCAAAAATTGCTCTAGGTTTAGCCTTATATTCAGGCTTATACGCGCAGAGTTTTAGCGTCGAGAAACAGAGCTTGGAAGAGGCGATCAAGAAAATCGCCATAGAGTCGCATATGCCCTACATTGCCGATGGTAAACTGCTTCAAGGCAAAATGGCTCCCAAAATAGACGCAATTGAAGGGGTGAAAAATGCCCTCGATAAACTACTTCAAGGCACGGAGCTTGAAGCGGTCATCGAAAATGATACGATCATTATTCGAGAAAAAAATTCCAATGTTGCACTCGATGCCATTACGATTCATGCGGCAGAACAGTCGTCCATAACCGAAGGAACGGGTTCTTACACGACACCGCAAACCAGTACCGCAACAAAATTGACCCTCTCGTTGCGCGAAACACCTCAAACCGTGCAGGTTGTGACACGCCAAACGATGGATGATTTTGGACTCAACGATATGAAAAGTGTTCTAGCCTTAACGCCCAGTGTGACGACAACCACAGCAGACAGTGATCGCAACAACTATATTTCTCGTGGTTATACGATGAAAGTACAATACGACGGCATGCCTTCGGGTTCAGGCATTGACGGTGGTGTGGTAACGGCACCTGATGGTGCCATTATTGATCATACCGAAGTGTTAATCGGCGCTTCGGGGCTGCTCAATGGGGCTGGAGAGCCTGGTGGTGTGGTGAACATCGTTCGCAAACGTCCAACAGCAGAGCCGTACGCTTCTGTGGAAGCCAGTGTGGGTTCATGGGATACCCATCGCGTCGTGGCAGATGCGTCAGGTGCGCTTAATGAGTCTAAAAGTATTCGTGCGCGCGTGGTGGCTGTAGGCGAAGAGTATGACTCTTTTCGTGATTATTTGGGCGGGAAAAAGCAGGCATTTTACGGTATTATCGAAGCGGATGTGAGCGAGAGTACGATGCTCAGTGCTATGGTCTATTACCAAAATATTTACGATACCACGGCAGATCGCAACGGACTTCCAACCGCCAATGATGGCAGTGATTTGCATTGGAGTAGCTCTACACTGCTTGCGCCTTCGTGGAATAAATGGGATAAAGAGAGTTTAACAACGGTCGTAAAGTTAGATCAAGAACTGCCCAAAGACTGGAAACTCAAAGTCTCCGCTTCGCGTATGAAAGCGGATGCGGATTGGCTCTTTGGCAATTACTATGGTTTTGACTCCGATACAGGCGATGCAACGTTTTACCGTTGGGGACAAGAGAGCGAAGAGGTCAGTCGCGATGTAGATCTGTTTCTCTCAGGGCCTGTTGCCTTTCTTGGAAGAGAGCATGAATTCATCTTTGGAGGGAATTGGTCCAAACGAACATTGGACGATATAAATTATGGTGATAATACCTATATTACGACCAATCTCTATACCTTTGATCCAACCACCAGCGTTCCGTACCCCAATCTTGTTTTAAGCGGTAACGGCTCCGTCGTCACAAAACAAGAAGGGATTTATAGTGCAGCGCGTTTGAGTTTGAGTGACTCTTTGAAGCTCATCATTGGAAGTCGTGCCAGTTGGTATGACTATTCGTATACAGACTCGGATGGTTATGATGAACGAATGAAGGAAGATGGTGAATTAACACCCTACGCTGGGTTAGTTTATACGCTTAATGATTGGGCAAGTGCGTATATCAGCTACGCCGATATTTTCAATCCACAATCGGTTAAAAACGCGAGTGGAAGCTTATTAGATCCCGAAGTGGGGAAAAGTTATGAAGCGGGGGTTAAAGGTGAATTCTTAGGCGGCAAACTCAATACTTCACTGGCTCTTTTTAAAATCATCAAAGAGAATGAAGCCATTTTGGATGAAAGTGTGCCGTATGATGCCACTAATATCTGCAAAGGTTACTGCTACAACGCAAGCGGTACAACCGAAACCAAGGGCTTTGATATCAGTTTTGCAGGCGAACTAGCAGAAAATTGGAATGTTTTAGGCGGTTATACGCAGTATCAAAAAGAGAGTTTTGATGCAACGATTAAGGTCTTTAAGATCGCGAGTACGTACTTTATGCCAACCCTTCAGACGACATTGGGAGCAAGCATAGACGCGGCAACGAAAAGCGTTGGGACATGGGGACAAACGGTTGATGATCGTACCTTAGTGGGTCTTTTTGCGAAGTACCAAGTGAACAAAAATCTCTATATCAAACTCAATGTGGAAAATCTCTTCGATGAGACCTATTACGCCAATGCGATGAATTCGGGTTATGGCAATCTCTACTATGGCGATCCGCGCAGTTTCACCCTAAGTATGAAATACACCTTCTAA
- a CDS encoding ATP-binding cassette domain-containing protein → MSLIEIKHLWKTYGANVVLENLTLSIEAGEFCTLVGPSGCGKSTFLRMLLGEESPSKGVFLFEGKPFPKEPSVERGIVFQRYSLFSHLTVLENVMLGIELGESRFLGKLFGAAIKRAKEEAVTMLEAVGLGDVLHHYPSELSGGMQQRLSIAQSLVKKPKLLLLDEPFGALDPGIRADMHALILDLWKKNNLTVVMVTHDLHEGFYLGTRLLVFDKVRNDPQAPNAFGAKITYDIPLSREKVKDEE, encoded by the coding sequence ATGAGCCTCATCGAGATCAAACACCTATGGAAAACCTACGGTGCCAATGTGGTTCTTGAAAACCTTACGCTCAGCATCGAAGCGGGGGAGTTTTGCACGCTTGTAGGGCCTTCGGGTTGTGGAAAAAGCACTTTTTTGCGCATGTTACTCGGCGAAGAGAGCCCAAGCAAAGGGGTCTTTTTATTTGAAGGCAAACCCTTTCCCAAAGAGCCGAGTGTGGAGCGAGGCATCGTGTTTCAGCGTTATTCGCTTTTTTCACACCTCACGGTTTTGGAAAATGTGATGCTCGGCATAGAATTAGGCGAATCGCGCTTTTTAGGCAAACTCTTTGGCGCGGCTATAAAACGAGCCAAAGAAGAAGCCGTCACGATGCTAGAAGCTGTGGGCTTGGGCGATGTGTTGCACCATTACCCCTCCGAATTATCGGGCGGTATGCAACAGCGTCTCTCCATCGCGCAATCGTTGGTGAAAAAACCAAAATTGCTGCTTTTGGATGAGCCTTTTGGAGCGCTCGATCCTGGCATTCGTGCCGATATGCACGCGCTTATTTTAGACTTATGGAAGAAAAACAACCTCACTGTGGTGATGGTGACACATGATTTGCACGAGGGATTTTACCTCGGCACCAGACTTTTGGTATTTGATAAAGTTCGCAATGACCCACAAGCGCCCAATGCGTTTGGGGCAAAGATCACGTATGATATTCCGCTATCACGTGAGAAAGTAAAGGATGAAGAATGA
- a CDS encoding RNA polymerase sigma factor, producing MLKYYKELVYFVQKMVGDRELAMDITQETYAKTIEKSKDVIIENERAFLYKVARNIVIDATRREKNRTFIAYEEEHHCCNAHEQPDAIVFESLKDAMLVEALGALPRHLKHVFVLHVIEGYSKKEIASMLNLNLNSVQKYIISATAKLTEYIQHKEWNDA from the coding sequence ATGCTAAAATACTACAAAGAATTGGTCTATTTTGTGCAAAAAATGGTGGGTGATCGAGAACTTGCCATGGACATTACACAAGAAACCTATGCCAAAACCATTGAAAAATCAAAAGATGTGATCATCGAAAATGAGAGAGCCTTTTTATACAAAGTGGCTCGAAATATCGTGATTGATGCAACGCGTAGGGAAAAGAATCGAACGTTTATTGCCTACGAAGAGGAGCATCACTGCTGCAATGCGCACGAACAGCCCGATGCGATTGTTTTTGAAAGCCTCAAAGATGCGATGCTTGTTGAAGCGCTGGGGGCACTTCCCAGACACCTCAAACACGTTTTTGTTTTACATGTAATAGAAGGTTACAGTAAAAAAGAGATCGCCTCTATGCTGAACCTCAATCTCAACAGTGTCCAAAAATACATTATCAGCGCGACTGCCAAACTGACCGAATATATCCAGCACAAAGAGTGGAACGACGCATGA
- a CDS encoding ABC transporter permease, translating to MKRLINHRPSRANALWMGVLPFILIGILYLFASHARLAENPDDKLLPSFTQIVQTMEKSALTPSKRSGEILFIQDTLSSLSRLGLGVLISALLGLALGIPLGLIPLVRSGLSPFVAAFSMVPPIAILPILFIVFGMGEVAKVALIVIGVTPLIVRDLQQRVEEFSREQLIKAQTLGASTWTLVIRIILPQMLPRLLDSVRLTLGTAWIFLISAEAIAATEGLGYRIFLVRRYLAMDLILPYVVWITLLAFLADFLLKKFTCKLFPWYETKERA from the coding sequence ATGAAGCGATTGATAAACCACCGACCCTCACGAGCGAATGCGCTTTGGATGGGAGTGCTTCCTTTTATACTGATCGGGATTTTGTACCTGTTTGCCTCTCATGCAAGGCTAGCGGAAAATCCTGATGATAAACTTTTACCATCGTTTACGCAGATCGTTCAAACGATGGAGAAGTCAGCACTGACTCCTAGCAAACGCTCAGGAGAGATACTCTTTATCCAAGATACGCTCTCCTCACTGAGTCGTTTGGGGCTTGGTGTGCTTATCAGTGCGCTTTTAGGTCTTGCACTTGGCATACCATTGGGATTGATTCCTCTGGTGCGTTCAGGGCTTTCGCCGTTTGTTGCGGCTTTTTCAATGGTACCGCCCATTGCCATTTTGCCCATACTCTTTATCGTCTTTGGCATGGGCGAAGTGGCAAAAGTGGCGCTCATTGTCATCGGTGTTACGCCACTGATTGTGCGTGATTTGCAACAAAGGGTTGAGGAGTTTTCACGCGAACAGCTCATTAAAGCCCAAACATTGGGAGCGAGTACATGGACGTTGGTGATTCGCATTATTTTGCCGCAGATGTTACCAAGGCTTCTTGACTCCGTGCGATTGACACTAGGCACCGCGTGGATTTTTCTCATCTCCGCCGAAGCGATTGCTGCAACGGAAGGGTTAGGGTACCGCATCTTTTTGGTACGCCGTTATTTGGCGATGGATCTTATTTTACCTTATGTGGTCTGGATAACCTTGCTTGCTTTTTTGGCAGATTTCTTGCTCAAAAAGTTTACATGTAAACTCTTTCCGTGGTATGAAACAAAGGAGAGAGCATGA
- a CDS encoding ArsS family sensor histidine kinase gives MRKISIVTLVSIFFALTLVVINIAFAFEYKRQISDLHFFTFQRFLMATKTILHNDSDQEATFLKLGVRVSNQDKDTLLNKGEKLREDPFSNMIQYQDKLYFVHRRPPPPPMIMPMMREDRFPLPFFDIRNDEMGEMPTVLENIEVISLYRLWILGGVINVLLLLFFGIVLRKLLRLRSLKSAIRTFGDTKKFQVIEVDSEDELGEIASEFNVAMQKIHLLKEARTLFLRNILHELKTPIMKGKILSNSLENAKQQPQLERIFERLETLLGEMVKVEKLSSNEWILEAKEYRLVDVLDHAMDLLLLGDTKRIHIAPQEMAPLVIVDFELFATALKNILDNALKHSADGVEVDMCSDSISISSFGDKIPQERLDFSRAFNRTVEGSSSGLGLGLYIANAIVEKHGFRLSYLHVEHQNYFTIHFSLHALHVN, from the coding sequence ATGCGTAAAATATCAATCGTAACGCTCGTTTCCATCTTTTTTGCCCTCACGTTGGTGGTCATTAATATTGCGTTTGCCTTTGAATACAAAAGACAGATCAGCGATCTACACTTTTTTACCTTTCAGCGGTTTCTCATGGCGACAAAAACAATACTGCATAACGATTCTGATCAAGAAGCAACCTTTTTAAAATTGGGTGTACGTGTGAGTAATCAAGACAAAGATACGTTGCTCAACAAGGGTGAAAAACTTCGCGAAGATCCTTTTTCCAATATGATTCAGTACCAAGATAAACTCTATTTCGTCCACAGGCGCCCACCTCCTCCACCCATGATCATGCCAATGATGCGAGAAGATAGGTTTCCGCTGCCCTTTTTTGATATTCGTAACGATGAAATGGGAGAGATGCCGACCGTTTTGGAAAATATTGAGGTGATTTCACTGTATCGCCTTTGGATTTTAGGCGGTGTCATTAACGTGCTTTTACTGCTTTTCTTTGGCATAGTCCTTCGTAAGCTGTTGCGACTTCGCAGCCTCAAAAGTGCGATTCGCACCTTCGGCGATACCAAAAAATTTCAAGTGATAGAGGTAGACAGCGAAGATGAACTGGGAGAAATCGCTTCAGAATTTAACGTGGCGATGCAGAAAATTCACCTGCTTAAGGAGGCGCGAACGCTCTTTTTGCGCAACATTTTGCATGAGCTTAAAACGCCCATTATGAAAGGGAAAATTCTCTCCAATTCTCTTGAAAATGCCAAACAACAACCTCAATTAGAGCGCATTTTTGAGCGCCTTGAAACCTTACTCGGCGAGATGGTTAAAGTCGAAAAACTGAGCTCCAACGAGTGGATACTCGAAGCCAAAGAGTACCGCCTCGTCGATGTACTAGATCATGCGATGGATCTACTCCTCTTAGGCGATACCAAACGCATTCATATCGCTCCCCAAGAGATGGCACCACTGGTCATTGTCGACTTTGAACTGTTTGCCACTGCCCTTAAAAATATCCTAGACAATGCGCTGAAACACTCCGCCGATGGGGTTGAAGTCGATATGTGCAGTGACAGCATCAGCATTAGCAGTTTTGGCGATAAAATTCCCCAAGAACGACTCGACTTTTCACGTGCATTTAACCGAACGGTAGAGGGTTCAAGCAGTGGTCTAGGGCTCGGGCTTTACATCGCTAATGCCATTGTTGAGAAACACGGCTTTCGTTTGAGTTATTTACATGTAGAACATCAAAATTATTTTACGATTCATTTCTCACTCCATGCTTTACATGTAAACTAA
- a CDS encoding response regulator transcription factor: MIKILMIEDDVELAQLLQESLLKEDIETVLAFTPLDGLTALQHDIFDALVLDLSLPQIDGLEICRIVHESIPTLPIIISSARSDMGDKVMGFERGADDFLPKPYDPRELAYRLRAILRRGNTINEPTAFTFSIDEERHVIKRGKNELRLTMAEYDIVSYMLKKEGFVISREELLMNIGSIKYESSLKSIDVIMGRIRQKISDDPKKPRFILSVRGVGYKFVNA; encoded by the coding sequence ATGATTAAAATTTTAATGATCGAAGATGACGTTGAGCTCGCACAACTGCTTCAAGAATCTCTTTTAAAAGAGGACATCGAAACCGTACTGGCATTTACGCCTTTGGATGGTTTAACAGCACTCCAACATGACATCTTTGATGCGCTTGTTTTAGATCTCTCTTTGCCTCAAATTGATGGTTTGGAGATTTGCCGCATTGTGCATGAATCGATTCCAACCCTTCCGATTATTATCTCCTCAGCACGTTCTGACATGGGCGATAAAGTGATGGGATTTGAGCGTGGTGCGGATGATTTTTTGCCAAAACCGTACGATCCAAGAGAGCTCGCTTACAGGCTTCGAGCGATTTTAAGACGTGGCAATACAATCAATGAACCTACCGCTTTTACCTTTAGCATTGATGAAGAGCGACACGTCATCAAGCGTGGTAAAAATGAACTGAGACTGACGATGGCAGAGTATGACATCGTCTCGTACATGCTGAAAAAAGAGGGTTTTGTGATCTCGCGCGAAGAGCTTCTGATGAACATTGGCTCTATCAAGTACGAAAGTAGTCTTAAAAGTATCGATGTGATTATGGGACGCATTCGCCAAAAAATCAGTGATGATCCTAAAAAGCCTCGGTTTATTCTCTCGGTGCGAGGGGTTGGGTATAAATTTGTTAATGCGTAA
- a CDS encoding FecR family protein, with amino-acid sequence MKTTLQNQASYFFTCKKEGFTPAQQEAFEVWCEENPEHQEAFENVQKMASLYATLSKNVKDEIVQSVHQEIKREAIFRRNKYFAIAASILLVLCLGVYERYLAFFVPHSYATEKQTQQVLLPDDSTVLLDVKTKAVMRYANTKREITLEEGKALFDVAKNPDRPFIVHAGKLNIKVLGTHFEVKNYNNRVEVSVIEGIVSVETAEKEPLATLTQGKKLSFDTQNNQMSLKNVPIANIASWKEGILVFHDETLQSALDEFKHYQDLNISVQKEVQNFSISGSFATDEVDKFLRALTKIYALKVDKKADALYIRQKL; translated from the coding sequence ATGAAAACAACCCTTCAAAACCAAGCGAGTTATTTTTTCACCTGTAAGAAAGAGGGGTTTACGCCAGCGCAACAAGAGGCATTTGAAGTGTGGTGTGAGGAGAACCCTGAGCATCAAGAAGCCTTTGAAAACGTACAGAAAATGGCGTCGTTGTATGCAACACTTTCAAAAAATGTGAAAGACGAAATCGTTCAAAGCGTGCATCAAGAGATCAAACGAGAGGCTATTTTCAGACGAAATAAATACTTTGCTATCGCCGCTTCAATCCTTCTTGTGCTCTGTCTAGGCGTGTACGAACGCTACCTCGCTTTTTTTGTACCGCACAGCTACGCGACTGAAAAACAAACGCAACAGGTGCTTTTGCCCGATGACTCGACGGTGCTTTTGGATGTCAAAACCAAAGCAGTGATGCGTTACGCCAATACAAAACGTGAAATAACGCTAGAAGAGGGAAAAGCGCTTTTTGATGTGGCGAAAAATCCTGATAGGCCTTTTATCGTCCACGCAGGAAAGCTAAACATTAAAGTTTTAGGCACCCATTTTGAGGTCAAAAACTACAACAACCGTGTAGAGGTCAGTGTGATAGAAGGGATCGTGAGCGTTGAAACCGCCGAAAAAGAACCTCTTGCAACATTGACGCAAGGGAAAAAACTCTCATTCGATACGCAAAACAATCAGATGAGCCTCAAAAATGTCCCCATCGCAAATATTGCTTCATGGAAAGAGGGCATTCTTGTGTTTCATGATGAGACGCTGCAAAGCGCGTTGGATGAATTTAAACACTACCAAGATTTAAACATCTCCGTCCAAAAAGAGGTGCAAAACTTCTCTATTTCGGGTTCATTTGCGACAGATGAAGTCGATAAATTTTTACGAGCCCTTACTAAAATCTACGCGCTGAAAGTCGACAAAAAGGCAGATGCGCTCTATATTCGTCAAAAGTTGTAA
- a CDS encoding winged helix-turn-helix domain-containing protein gives MSQPKYKILIIEDDKQIQKLLEVSLEEHAFLLKVCGSQKEGMSHMIAFNPDLILLDLGLPDGDGKLFVEKIRGFSNIPIIIVSARNSEQEIVDSLNLGADDYVVKPFFTGELVARINSALRHALKKESTPLLKVGTLELDLEKREFKLNDVALHLTPLEFSLLKFFMQNSGKALTHAQILKNVWGVGYQNDTKILRVFVNQLRKKIEIDPNRPQLLITISGVGYRFG, from the coding sequence GTGTCCCAACCCAAATATAAAATTTTGATCATCGAAGACGATAAACAGATCCAAAAGCTTCTTGAAGTGAGCCTTGAAGAGCACGCTTTTTTACTCAAAGTGTGTGGCAGTCAAAAAGAGGGTATGTCGCACATGATTGCGTTTAATCCCGATCTCATTTTGTTAGATTTAGGGCTTCCCGATGGTGATGGAAAGCTTTTTGTCGAAAAAATACGCGGGTTTAGCAACATTCCCATCATTATTGTCTCGGCACGAAATAGCGAACAAGAGATCGTGGATTCACTCAATCTTGGAGCGGATGATTATGTGGTGAAACCCTTTTTTACAGGAGAACTCGTTGCTCGCATCAACTCTGCACTCAGACATGCGCTCAAAAAAGAGAGCACGCCACTGCTCAAAGTTGGCACGTTGGAACTTGATCTTGAAAAACGAGAATTTAAACTCAATGATGTAGCGTTGCATCTCACTCCACTCGAATTTAGCCTTTTAAAATTTTTCATGCAAAACAGTGGCAAAGCCCTAACCCATGCGCAAATCCTAAAAAATGTCTGGGGTGTAGGCTACCAAAACGATACCAAAATACTGCGTGTGTTTGTCAATCAACTTCGCAAAAAAATCGAAATCGACCCCAATCGACCTCAATTACTCATCACCATTTCAGGTGTGGGGTATCGGTTTGGATAA
- a CDS encoding putative urea ABC transporter substrate-binding protein has translation MKSFLHSTLKLFVATTLASTVMATSLLADTKEKFQVAWTIYVGWMPWDYAQQTGIIDKWAKKYGIQIEMVQVNDYVESINQYTAGKFDGCVMTNMDALTIPAAGGVDSTALIVGDFSNGNDGIILKNKKKLSDIKGQSVNLVELSVSHYLLARGLESVGLKEKDIKVINTSDADIVAAFSSKDVTSLVTWNPQLSEIAGMKNASLVFDSSKIPGEIIDMLVMNTKTIEENPKLAKALTGAWYEVMALVKKGDESALKAMATASGTDLAGFNAQLKTTMLFHDASEAVKFTTSDALPKTMQKVSQFSFDHGILGDGAKNAAFVGMQFPNGKTYGNQSNVKLRFIDTYMKMASEGTL, from the coding sequence ATGAAGTCTTTCTTACACTCAACCCTCAAGCTTTTTGTTGCCACTACGCTGGCTTCTACTGTTATGGCGACCTCTTTATTGGCGGATACCAAAGAGAAGTTTCAAGTGGCATGGACGATTTATGTCGGCTGGATGCCTTGGGACTATGCGCAGCAAACTGGCATTATCGACAAATGGGCCAAAAAATACGGCATTCAAATCGAGATGGTTCAAGTCAACGACTATGTTGAATCAATCAACCAATACACTGCAGGTAAATTTGATGGCTGTGTGATGACCAATATGGATGCCCTTACTATCCCCGCAGCGGGTGGTGTGGACTCAACCGCACTGATCGTGGGTGATTTTTCCAACGGTAACGATGGTATCATCCTCAAAAATAAGAAAAAACTCTCCGATATCAAAGGACAAAGTGTCAACTTGGTTGAACTCTCCGTCTCTCACTACCTTTTAGCGCGCGGACTTGAAAGTGTAGGACTCAAAGAAAAAGACATTAAAGTCATTAACACGTCTGATGCAGATATTGTCGCGGCTTTTAGCTCTAAAGATGTCACTTCTCTTGTTACGTGGAATCCACAACTCAGCGAAATCGCAGGGATGAAAAATGCCTCTTTGGTCTTTGACTCTAGCAAAATCCCTGGTGAAATCATTGATATGTTGGTCATGAACACTAAAACGATTGAAGAGAATCCCAAACTAGCAAAAGCGCTTACAGGAGCGTGGTATGAAGTGATGGCACTCGTGAAAAAAGGCGATGAGAGTGCTCTTAAAGCGATGGCAACAGCTTCTGGAACAGACCTCGCTGGCTTTAATGCACAACTGAAAACAACGATGCTTTTCCATGATGCGAGTGAAGCGGTAAAATTTACCACCAGCGATGCGCTACCTAAAACGATGCAAAAAGTGAGTCAATTCTCATTTGATCATGGCATCTTAGGCGATGGCGCCAAAAATGCGGCATTTGTGGGTATGCAGTTTCCAAATGGCAAAACATACGGCAACCAAAGCAATGTCAAATTACGCTTTATCGACACCTATATGAAAATGGCAAGTGAAGGCACATTGTAA